From one Lotus japonicus ecotype B-129 chromosome 3, LjGifu_v1.2 genomic stretch:
- the LOC130746206 gene encoding 4-hydroxy-3-methylbut-2-en-1-yl diphosphate synthase (ferredoxin), chloroplastic isoform X1, which translates to MATGAVPASFTNVKTWNSNLGFAKSIDFVRVADLKSIKSARTKVSIIRNSNPGQDIAELQPASEGSPLLVPRQKYCESIHKTVRRKTNTVMVGNVAIGSEHPIRIQTMTTTDTKDVAGTVEQVMRIADKGADIVRITVQGKKEADACFEIKNSLVQKNYNIPLVADIHFAPSVALRVAECFDKIRVNPGNFADRRAQFEQLEYTEDDYQKELEHIEQVFSPLVEKCKKYGRAMRIGTNHGSLSDRIMSYYGDSPRGMVESAFEFARICRKFDYHNFVFSMKASNPVIMVQAYRLLVAEMYVQGWDYPLHLGVTEAGEGEDGRMKSAIGIGTLLQDGLGDTIRVSLTEPPEEEIDPCRRLANLGMRAAELQKGVAPFEEKHRHYFDFQRRSGQLPVQKEGEEVDFRGALHRDGSVLMSVTLDQLKTPELLYKSLSAKLIVGMPFKDLATVDSILLRELPPVEDADSRLALKRLIDISMGVITPLSEQLTKPLPNALVLVNLKELSTGVYKLLPQGTRLVVSVRGDEPYEELEILKGVDATMLLHDLSYAEDKVSRVHAARRLFEYLSDNSLNFPVIHHIQFPNGIHRDDLVIGAGSDAGSLLVDGLGDGLLLEAPDQDFDFLRNTSFNLLQGCRMRNTKTEYVSCPSCGRTLFDLQVISAEIREKTSHLPGVSIAIMGCIVNGPGEMADADFGYVGGAPGKIDLYVGKTVVKRGIEMEHATNALIDLIKEHGRWVDPPAEE; encoded by the exons ATGGCTACTGGGGCTGTGCCAGCTTCGTTTACCAATGTCAAGACTTGGAACTCCAATTTGGGGTTTGCAAAAAGTATTGATTTTGTGAGAGTTGCTGATTTGAAGAGCATAAAATCTGCTAGGACAAAGGTGTCAATCATCAGGAACTCAAATCCTGGTCAGGATATTGCTGAACTTCAGCCTGCATCAGAAGGAAGTCCTCTTTTAG TTCCTAGGCAAAAGTATTGTGAATCTATACACAAAACTGTCAGGAGGAAAACTAACACAGTGATGGTTGGTAACGTGGCCATTGGTAGTGAGCATCCTATAAGAATTCAGACCATGACCACTACTGACACTAAGGATGTTGCTGGAACTGTTGAACAG GTGATGAGAATCGCAGATAAAGGAGCTGATATTGTTCGGATAACAGTTCAAGGGAAGAAAGAAGCCGATGCATGTTTTGAGATTAAAAACTCCCTTGTGCAGAAGAA CTACAACATACCATTGGTGGCTGATATTCATTTTGCACCCTCTGTTGCTCTGCGAGTAGCAGAATGCTTTGACAAGATTCGTGTCAACCCTGGAAATTTCG CTGATAGAAGGGCTCAATTTGAACAATTAGAGTACACAGAAGATGACTATCAGAAAGAACTTGAGCATATTGAACAG GTTTTCTCGCCATTAGttgaaaaatgtaaaaaatatgGGAGAGCAATGCGCATTGGGACAAACCATGGCAGTCTTTCTGATCGTATAATGAGCTACTATGGAGATTCTCCTCGGGGAATG GTGGAATCTGCTTTCGAATTTGCAAGAATATGCCGAAAGTTTGACTATCACAATTTTGTCTTTTCTATGAAAGCAAGCAACCCAGTTATCATGGTTCAGGCATATCGCTTACTTGTAGCTGAAATGTATGTCCAAGGCTGGGACTATCCATTACACTTGGGAGTTACTGAAGCTGGAGAAGGTGAGGATGGGAGGATGAAGTCTGCAATTGGTATTGGAACTCTTCTTCAG GATGGATTGGGTGATACAATTAGAGTTTCTCTCACAGAACCACCAGAGGAGGAGATAGATCCTTGCAGAAGGTTGGCGAACCTTGGAATGAGAGCAGCTGAACTCCAGAAAGGGGTG GCACCTTTCGAAGAAAAGCACAGACATTATTTTGACTTCCAGCGCCGTTCTGGTCAATTGCCAGTGCAAAAAGAG GGTGAGGAGGTGGATTTCAGAGGTGCCCTGCACCGGGATGGTTCGGTTCTCATGTCAGTGACCTTGGATCAGTTAAAG ACACCAGAGCTTCTCTACAAGTCACTTTCTGCCAAACTCATTGTTGGCATGCCATTTAAG GATCTGGCTACAGTAGATTCAATCTTATTGCGAGAACTTCCTCCAGTCGAAGATGCTGATTCT CGGCTAGCTCTCAAAAGACTGATAGATATTAGTATGGGGGTTATAACTCCTTTGTCAGAGCAGCTAACAAAGCCATTACCCAATGCCTTGGTTCTGGTAAACCTTAAGGAACTATCTACTGGAGTTTATAAGCTTTTGCCACAAG GTACCCGCTTGGTGGTGTCAGTACGAGGTGATGAGCCTTATGAAGAACTGGAAATTCTAAAAGGTGTTGATGCTACTATGCTTCTCCATGACCTGTCTTATGCCGAAGACAAAGTTAGTAGAGTGCATGCAGCAAGAAG GTTATTTGAATACCTATCAGACAATTCTCTAAACTTCCCTGTCATTCACCACATTCAATTTCCAAATGGGATTCACAG GGATGACTTAGTGATCGGTGCTGGCTCTGATGCTGGTTCGCTTCTGGTTGATGGGCTTGGAGATGGTCTTCTCTTGGAAGCCCCAGACCAGGATTTTGACTTTCTTAGAAACACATCTTTCAATTTGCTGCAAGGATGCCGAATGAGAAATACAAAAACA GAGTATGTATCATGCCCATCCTGTGGCAGAACCTTGTTTGATCTTCAAGTAATAAGTGCAGAAATTCGAGAGAAGACATCGCACCTCCCTGGTGTCTCG ATTGCAATCATGGGATGCATTGTGAATGGACCGGGGGAGATGGCTGATGCAGATTTTGGGTACGTGGGAGGTGCTCCGGGGAAGATTGACCTCTACGTTGGGAAG ACTGTGGTGAAGCGTGGAATTGAAATGGAGCACGCAACCAATGCACTGATTGATCTAATAAAAGAGCATGGACGTTGGGTAGACCCTCCAGCAGAGGAGTAA
- the LOC130746206 gene encoding 4-hydroxy-3-methylbut-2-en-1-yl diphosphate synthase (ferredoxin), chloroplastic isoform X2 gives MATGAVPASFTNVKTWNSNLGFAKSIDFVRVADLKSIKSARTKVSIIRNSNPGQDIAELQPASEGSPLLVPRQKYCESIHKTVRRKTNTVMVGNVAIGSEHPIRIQTMTTTDTKDVAGTVEQVMRIADKGADIVRITVQGKKEADACFEIKNSLVQKNYNIPLVADIHFAPSVALRVAECFDKIRVNPGNFADRRAQFEQLEYTEDDYQKELEHIEQVFSPLVEKCKKYGRAMRIGTNHGSLSDRIMSYYGDSPRGMVESAFEFARICRKFDYHNFVFSMKASNPVIMVQAYRLLVAEMYVQGWDYPLHLGVTEAGEGEDGRMKSAIGIGTLLQDGLGDTIRVSLTEPPEEEIDPCRRLANLGMRAAELQKGVAPFEEKHRHYFDFQRRSGQLPVQKEGEEVDFRGALHRDGSVLMSVTLDQLKDLATVDSILLRELPPVEDADSRLALKRLIDISMGVITPLSEQLTKPLPNALVLVNLKELSTGVYKLLPQGTRLVVSVRGDEPYEELEILKGVDATMLLHDLSYAEDKVSRVHAARRLFEYLSDNSLNFPVIHHIQFPNGIHRDDLVIGAGSDAGSLLVDGLGDGLLLEAPDQDFDFLRNTSFNLLQGCRMRNTKTEYVSCPSCGRTLFDLQVISAEIREKTSHLPGVSIAIMGCIVNGPGEMADADFGYVGGAPGKIDLYVGKTVVKRGIEMEHATNALIDLIKEHGRWVDPPAEE, from the exons ATGGCTACTGGGGCTGTGCCAGCTTCGTTTACCAATGTCAAGACTTGGAACTCCAATTTGGGGTTTGCAAAAAGTATTGATTTTGTGAGAGTTGCTGATTTGAAGAGCATAAAATCTGCTAGGACAAAGGTGTCAATCATCAGGAACTCAAATCCTGGTCAGGATATTGCTGAACTTCAGCCTGCATCAGAAGGAAGTCCTCTTTTAG TTCCTAGGCAAAAGTATTGTGAATCTATACACAAAACTGTCAGGAGGAAAACTAACACAGTGATGGTTGGTAACGTGGCCATTGGTAGTGAGCATCCTATAAGAATTCAGACCATGACCACTACTGACACTAAGGATGTTGCTGGAACTGTTGAACAG GTGATGAGAATCGCAGATAAAGGAGCTGATATTGTTCGGATAACAGTTCAAGGGAAGAAAGAAGCCGATGCATGTTTTGAGATTAAAAACTCCCTTGTGCAGAAGAA CTACAACATACCATTGGTGGCTGATATTCATTTTGCACCCTCTGTTGCTCTGCGAGTAGCAGAATGCTTTGACAAGATTCGTGTCAACCCTGGAAATTTCG CTGATAGAAGGGCTCAATTTGAACAATTAGAGTACACAGAAGATGACTATCAGAAAGAACTTGAGCATATTGAACAG GTTTTCTCGCCATTAGttgaaaaatgtaaaaaatatgGGAGAGCAATGCGCATTGGGACAAACCATGGCAGTCTTTCTGATCGTATAATGAGCTACTATGGAGATTCTCCTCGGGGAATG GTGGAATCTGCTTTCGAATTTGCAAGAATATGCCGAAAGTTTGACTATCACAATTTTGTCTTTTCTATGAAAGCAAGCAACCCAGTTATCATGGTTCAGGCATATCGCTTACTTGTAGCTGAAATGTATGTCCAAGGCTGGGACTATCCATTACACTTGGGAGTTACTGAAGCTGGAGAAGGTGAGGATGGGAGGATGAAGTCTGCAATTGGTATTGGAACTCTTCTTCAG GATGGATTGGGTGATACAATTAGAGTTTCTCTCACAGAACCACCAGAGGAGGAGATAGATCCTTGCAGAAGGTTGGCGAACCTTGGAATGAGAGCAGCTGAACTCCAGAAAGGGGTG GCACCTTTCGAAGAAAAGCACAGACATTATTTTGACTTCCAGCGCCGTTCTGGTCAATTGCCAGTGCAAAAAGAG GGTGAGGAGGTGGATTTCAGAGGTGCCCTGCACCGGGATGGTTCGGTTCTCATGTCAGTGACCTTGGATCAGTTAAAG GATCTGGCTACAGTAGATTCAATCTTATTGCGAGAACTTCCTCCAGTCGAAGATGCTGATTCT CGGCTAGCTCTCAAAAGACTGATAGATATTAGTATGGGGGTTATAACTCCTTTGTCAGAGCAGCTAACAAAGCCATTACCCAATGCCTTGGTTCTGGTAAACCTTAAGGAACTATCTACTGGAGTTTATAAGCTTTTGCCACAAG GTACCCGCTTGGTGGTGTCAGTACGAGGTGATGAGCCTTATGAAGAACTGGAAATTCTAAAAGGTGTTGATGCTACTATGCTTCTCCATGACCTGTCTTATGCCGAAGACAAAGTTAGTAGAGTGCATGCAGCAAGAAG GTTATTTGAATACCTATCAGACAATTCTCTAAACTTCCCTGTCATTCACCACATTCAATTTCCAAATGGGATTCACAG GGATGACTTAGTGATCGGTGCTGGCTCTGATGCTGGTTCGCTTCTGGTTGATGGGCTTGGAGATGGTCTTCTCTTGGAAGCCCCAGACCAGGATTTTGACTTTCTTAGAAACACATCTTTCAATTTGCTGCAAGGATGCCGAATGAGAAATACAAAAACA GAGTATGTATCATGCCCATCCTGTGGCAGAACCTTGTTTGATCTTCAAGTAATAAGTGCAGAAATTCGAGAGAAGACATCGCACCTCCCTGGTGTCTCG ATTGCAATCATGGGATGCATTGTGAATGGACCGGGGGAGATGGCTGATGCAGATTTTGGGTACGTGGGAGGTGCTCCGGGGAAGATTGACCTCTACGTTGGGAAG ACTGTGGTGAAGCGTGGAATTGAAATGGAGCACGCAACCAATGCACTGATTGATCTAATAAAAGAGCATGGACGTTGGGTAGACCCTCCAGCAGAGGAGTAA
- the LOC130746210 gene encoding pectinesterase inhibitor 10-like, with translation MATITAARFTFLSLLLLFSSPHLSFSASSPSPSPSTTSSPSPSPSPFVPAPTSSPVASSPAAPTPQSWSPGSSPAPSPMGSSSLISHEGVEGGRFTDSDSSSSGSGEMSGRKKVAIVIGVVVAVTVVVLAGMGFKKRQQNIRRSQYRFDIRREIL, from the coding sequence ATGGCAACAATAACCGCTGCGAGATTCACCTTtctttctctccttcttcttttctcttcaccgcacctCTCTTTCTCCGCCAGTTCACCGTCACCGTCACCGTCAACCACCAgctctccatctccatctccgTCCCCTTTTGTCCCTGCTCCGACAAGCTCACCCGTAGCTTCATCTCCGGCGGCGCCTACTCCGCAGAGTTGGAGTCCAGGTTCGTCTCCGGCTCCTTCGCCGATGGGGAGTAGCAGCTTGATCAGCCACGAAGGTGTGGAAGGCGGGAGATTCACAGATTCAGACTCATCATCATCAGGATCAGGAGAAATGAGCGGCAGAAAGAAGGTCGCAATAGTGATCGGAGTAGTGGTGGCTGTGACGGTGGTTGTGTTGGCAGGGATGGGGTTTAAGAAGCGACAGCAAAATATCCGGCGATCTCAGTATAGGTTCGACATAAGGAGAGAGATTCTTTAA